Genomic segment of Cronobacter dublinensis subsp. dublinensis LMG 23823:
TGCTGACGCCCTTCGAGCCCGCTGAGATCGACCTCGATCGCAAACCAGCTATCGTAAGCGCGATAATCCGGATGCGCGGCATAGACAAGATGCCCCGCGTCCGCGATCGTCTCTGGGCGGTATTTACCGCTACGGATCATCTCCTCCAGCACCAGCAGAATCGCCTCGCGCGCCGCCGTCGCGATGCTCGCGCGATCGTCCGCCGCTGAATAACACCCAAACGCTTCATTACACAGCGCGGGCACCACGATGCCCCACGCCACAGCGTCATTATCGGGCGTCTCAACGCCTACAGAAAAAAACATGTGCGCCTCCCGCGTTTCACGATTTCAGTCCGGCCATTTTCAGAATGGCGTGCAACGTGCCGGGCGGCAGATCCTTTTTCGGGTGCGGCACCGCAAATGTTTTACCGGTCAACGGCGACCACCAGATCTGATGACTGCCGCCGTTGTGCCTGACGCATTCGCAACCCGCCGTCTGTAGTCACCTGATAAGCTCACTGGATCTCATCCGCCCTCCTGGCCTGATAAATATACACACCAATACACACAAGAACAATCCGCCAGCGCCTGGCACCGGCAGGCCTTCGTGCGCACTATGCGTTTTTTTCAGGAAACGTGCTGAACGGCGCGAAAACGCTGCGAGGCGTGTTCAGAAACTCTCTGCGTCAGGCGCTGATTTTTTATTGCCAGGCACCCTCCCCCTCATCCTCCATCCACGGGGCGTCGTCGGGGAAGTCATAAGGGAAATCCAGGTCAGGCGGCGGCTCGCGGTAGAGCGCGATCTGCGCAGGAGAGAAAAGCGGCTCTGCGTGGCTGGCAAGATGCAGCGGCGGTTCGCCGGGGAGCGGGCCGCGAGGGGCTGCGTCAAAGGCTGTCAGTGCATCACCCTCGCAGCGATCGTCAGGGGAGAACGGCGTACAGCCGCTGACAGCGCTGTTCGCGGTATTGCCTGCGGGTTCATAACTCTGCGTCCACAGCACCGTGATATTGAGAGTAATGATGGCGAGCAAAAAGAGAGAAATAAGGCTCCCTGCTGAAAAATCCCGTTTCATACGCATCCTCGCCGGTGATGAAGTCACCCGTAGAGCGTAGTAATAAAAAGTAAGACAAAGAGGAAGTGATTGTGATTCTGTGTAACTCGATGTGTCGGTAAGGCGTTTGCGAAGAGGAAACAGAACGGGAGCCAGGCTCCCGTTCAGGCTTACTTAAAGCTGCCGACCAGCGCCTGGCGCTGCTCTTCAAGCTGGATAGTGCGGGTACAGACTTCGTGCCCGAACTGCTGGAAATCCGCTTCCTGGTTTTTCCATTCATTCTGAATAGCGGTTTGCAGGCCGCCGAGGCTGCCGAGCACGCCTTCCAGCGGATTGCCGCCGCCTTTCAGCACCGCTTTAGCGCCCATTTCGTTGATGCTGTCCTGAAGAATGCCGCCCATCGCCTGATTCACCAGTTGCTGGCCGTCGGCGCGCACCTGATCGATGGCTTTATAGTGGAACGTCAGCCCGTCGTCGCGATGTTCGATGATCCGGTTCATCTGCGTTTTCAGCTGCGCGTCAAGCTTAGTCAGGCGCCCACGCATGCTGCTGTTTTCGCCCACTTCTTTCGCAATAATTTTATCCAGCGCGACGCGGCCTTTCTCGACGCGCGACAGCGCGCCCTGATCGACCCACGGCAGCGTGGCGCGCAGCGCTTTTTGATAGTCGAGCGCCTGCTGGCGCTGGGCGGCAGAGAGCGTGACCGCTTTACCGTTAAACTTCACCGCGCCATCCGGGCCAATGACCAGATCGCCGTTTTCGCCCACCACCTGAACCATCTGGGGCTTAAGCACCACGTCGTCGCGCGGCGTGACGCTGCATTTGTATTCCGCCTGGGCCTGCATCGCCGTCACCAGCAATACGCCCAGCAGCGCTTTACGCATCATACTCGCTCCTTAAATGCCAACGGGCCGGCTGAGCCGACCCGTTTTTTACCTTAATCCCACCAGATGTCGACCAGCTCGCTGACCTGCACATCCGTCATGCCGCGCGCTTCCAGCCACTTGCGCACGACGTCACGATCTTCATCGGTGCATTTGCCAATCTGCTGGCGGAACACCAGCCCTTCCCAGGCCTGGTTGCCGCTGCCGCCAAAGGCCAGACCGTTTGGCTCGATAGCCTCGTTGATAAGCTCATCGACCGTGGTGTTGATCTGCTCATCCGTGGCGCCCTGCGGGAAACGCCAGGTTACCGTAAAGCCCAGTTCCTGAAATTCGTCGATGTGCATCTTTTTACGCAGACGACGGCTACGGTTCTTCGCCATTATTTTACTCTCCCGAACATTAAGTCCCATACGCCGTGGCCAAGACGATGGCCACGCTGTTCAAATTTGGTCACCGGGCGCGAAGCCGGGCGTGGTACATAATCCTGAGTCTGGGACAGGTTCTCATACCCTTCCACCGAGGACATTACTTCGAGCATATGTTCAGCATAAGGTTCCCAGTCGGTCGCCATATGGAACACGCCGCCGGGCTGCAATTTACTTAGTACCAGCTGCGCGAACGGCACCTGTACGATGCGACGCTTGTTGTGGCGCGCTTTGTGCCACGGATCCGGGAAGAAGAGCTGCACCATATGCAGCGAGCCGTCGGGGATCATTTTTTCCAGCACTTCGACCGCGTCATGACACATCACGCGCAGGTTTTCGACGCCCTCGTCATGCGCGGCGCTCAGGCAGGCGCCCACGCCCGGCGAGTGCACTTCAATACCTAAGAAATTCTGCTGCGGATTGGTTTTCGCCATTTCCACAAGCGAAGAGCCCATGCCGAAGCCGATTTCCAGCGTCACCGGCGCGTCGCGGCCAAACAGCGCCACGAAATCGAGCGGCTCTGCGCGATATTCAACGCCCATCACCGGCCAGTAGTGGTCCAGCGCGTGCTGCTGCCCTTTGGTCAGGCGCCCCTGGCGGCGGACGAAGCTGCGAATCCGGCGCAGCGCGCGGCCGTTTTCATCAAATTCCGGTGAAATGACGTCGTTATTCATGGCGATTAGTCTGTTTGAGTAGTGGTTCGGGAAACGGGCATTATCCAAAGATAGTTGCCCGATGCAAGCACAGGAAAGTTCCTGTTTACAGCCCGCAGGGCCTGTGCTGGAATCACAGCCCCTGATTTCTACAAGCCGGAAGCCACGCGTTAATGATGCAGGCACAGCAGTTCTCCCGCCAGGTGCTCGACTGGTACGACAAATATGGGCGCAAAACCCTTCCCTGGCAGCAGGAAAAAACCCCTTACAAAGTATGGCTCTCGGAAGTGATGTTGCAACAAACGCAGGTCACGACGGTTATCCCGTATTTTGAACGCTTTATGGCGCGCTTTCCTGACGTCACGGCGCTCGCGAACGCGCCGCTCGACGATGTGCTGCACCTGTGGACCGGCCTTGGCTATTACGCCCGCGCCCGCAATTTACATAAAGCGGCGCAGCAGGTGGCGACGCTGCACGGCGGCAAATTCCCTGAAACCTTCGAAGAAGTGGCGGCGCTGCCGGGCGTCGGGCGCTCGACGGCCGGCGCGGTGCTGTCGTTATCGCTTGGCAAACACTTTCCTATCCTCGACGGCAACGTGAAACGCGTGCTCGCGCGCTGTTACGCGGTCGAAGGCTGGCCGGGTAAAAAGGAAGTGGAAAACCGCCTGTGGCAGATAAGCGAAACGGTGACCCCGGCTGACGGCGTGGCGCGCTTTAACCAGGCGATGATGGATCTCGGCGCGATGGTTTGCACGCGCTCGAAACCGAAATGCGAGATCTGCCCGCTCAATAGCGGCTGCGAGGCTTACGCGCATCAGAGCTATGCGAAATACCCCGGTAAGAAACCCAAACAGACACTGCCGGAGAAAACCGGCTATTTTCTGCTGCTCCAGCACGAAGAGGCGCTGCTGCTGCACCAGCGCCCGCCGGTGGGGCTGTGGGGCGGCCTTTACTGTTTTCCGCAGTTTGAGAGTGAAACCGCGCTGCGCGACTGGCTGCATGCCCGCGGCATTTCCGCCGACGGCCTGACGCAGCTCACCGCGTTTCGCCACACCTTCAGCCATTTCCATCTGGATATTGTGCCGATGTGGCTTGGCGTGCAGCAGACCGCCGCCTGCATGGATGAAGCGACGGGTCTCTGGTATAACTTAGCCCAGCCGCCTGCGGTGGGCCTCGCCGCTCCCGTTGAGCGCCTGTTACAGCAAGTGCGCGCAGAGCCGGTGGCGTCCCGCCCCGCTCGCGCCATTCATGAGGATTAATGATGAGCAGAACCATTTTTTGTACTTTCCTTCAGCGCGACGCCGAAGGCCAGGATTTCCAGCTCTATCCGGGCGAACTGGGTAAGCGTATTTATAACGAAGTCTCAAAGGAAGCCTGGGCGCAGTGGCAGCAGAAGCAAACCATGCTTATCAACGAGAAGAAACTCAACATGATGAACCCGGAGCATCGCAAGCTGCTGGAGCAGGAAATGGTGAACTTCCTGTTTGAAGGCAAAGAGGTGCACATCGAAGGCTACACGCCGCCGGAACAACAGTAAGGGCCTCTGGCCCTTTCATTTAACCCAACAGCACGCCCGGAATGATGAAAA
This window contains:
- the trmB gene encoding tRNA (guanosine(46)-N7)-methyltransferase TrmB, with the protein product MNNDVISPEFDENGRALRRIRSFVRRQGRLTKGQQHALDHYWPVMGVEYRAEPLDFVALFGRDAPVTLEIGFGMGSSLVEMAKTNPQQNFLGIEVHSPGVGACLSAAHDEGVENLRVMCHDAVEVLEKMIPDGSLHMVQLFFPDPWHKARHNKRRIVQVPFAQLVLSKLQPGGVFHMATDWEPYAEHMLEVMSSVEGYENLSQTQDYVPRPASRPVTKFEQRGHRLGHGVWDLMFGRVK
- a CDS encoding YggL family protein, which codes for MAKNRSRRLRKKMHIDEFQELGFTVTWRFPQGATDEQINTTVDELINEAIEPNGLAFGGSGNQAWEGLVFRQQIGKCTDEDRDVVRKWLEARGMTDVQVSELVDIWWD
- a CDS encoding YggN family protein, which gives rise to MMRKALLGVLLVTAMQAQAEYKCSVTPRDDVVLKPQMVQVVGENGDLVIGPDGAVKFNGKAVTLSAAQRQQALDYQKALRATLPWVDQGALSRVEKGRVALDKIIAKEVGENSSMRGRLTKLDAQLKTQMNRIIEHRDDGLTFHYKAIDQVRADGQQLVNQAMGGILQDSINEMGAKAVLKGGGNPLEGVLGSLGGLQTAIQNEWKNQEADFQQFGHEVCTRTIQLEEQRQALVGSFK
- the mutY gene encoding A/G-specific adenine glycosylase; this encodes MQAQQFSRQVLDWYDKYGRKTLPWQQEKTPYKVWLSEVMLQQTQVTTVIPYFERFMARFPDVTALANAPLDDVLHLWTGLGYYARARNLHKAAQQVATLHGGKFPETFEEVAALPGVGRSTAGAVLSLSLGKHFPILDGNVKRVLARCYAVEGWPGKKEVENRLWQISETVTPADGVARFNQAMMDLGAMVCTRSKPKCEICPLNSGCEAYAHQSYAKYPGKKPKQTLPEKTGYFLLLQHEEALLLHQRPPVGLWGGLYCFPQFESETALRDWLHARGISADGLTQLTAFRHTFSHFHLDIVPMWLGVQQTAACMDEATGLWYNLAQPPAVGLAAPVERLLQQVRAEPVASRPARAIHED
- a CDS encoding type II toxin-antitoxin system HicB family antitoxin: MFFSVGVETPDNDAVAWGIVVPALCNEAFGCYSAADDRASIATAAREAILLVLEEMIRSGKYRPETIADAGHLVYAAHPDYRAYDSWFAIEVDLSGLEGRQQRINITLPDTLIQRIDNRVKASAGRYRDRSHFLAQAARHELREE
- a CDS encoding oxidative damage protection protein, whose protein sequence is MSRTIFCTFLQRDAEGQDFQLYPGELGKRIYNEVSKEAWAQWQQKQTMLINEKKLNMMNPEHRKLLEQEMVNFLFEGKEVHIEGYTPPEQQ